In a single window of the Flavivirga spongiicola genome:
- a CDS encoding glycosyltransferase yields MLRLLYIATNLNTSGGVARVLSVKLNYLVEVYPYEIHIINTHGDTNNLFFSFDEKIQIHALDRKNQKAQNLFSYRTKLNKKIEKINPDIIINCDNGLKGALLPFLLKNRIPLIYENHNSKNAKAPTIKDNLKLKLSFFIFYLGISRYKWIIVYQYPNRNKRAKNFKVIPNPIGFEIPDKKHSLENKEVIAVGRFSYQKGYDKLIKIWRLVSKKHPDWILNIYGEGNHDDLIKLAQKLNVLSKVQFLKPVKNIKSVYLRASILLNTSRYEPFGLAVTEAMACGLPVIAFENTLGPKSYIHDGKNGFLIQKDNFEDYANKVNMLIENENEMGRVSKSAKESMKAYELTKIMKIWHELFQSVLLDKSKKHI; encoded by the coding sequence GTGCTAAGACTACTGTATATCGCAACTAATTTAAATACTTCTGGTGGTGTAGCAAGAGTACTTTCCGTAAAATTAAACTATTTGGTAGAAGTATATCCTTATGAAATTCATATAATAAATACCCATGGAGATACCAATAATTTATTTTTCTCTTTTGATGAAAAGATTCAAATCCATGCCCTCGATAGAAAAAATCAAAAAGCGCAAAACTTATTTAGTTATAGAACTAAGCTTAATAAAAAAATAGAAAAAATTAATCCGGATATTATTATTAATTGTGATAATGGATTAAAAGGTGCTCTATTACCTTTCTTATTAAAAAATAGAATACCACTGATTTATGAAAATCATAATAGCAAGAATGCCAAGGCACCCACTATAAAAGATAATTTAAAGCTTAAGTTGTCGTTTTTCATTTTTTATTTAGGGATAAGTAGGTATAAATGGATAATAGTATATCAATATCCGAATAGGAATAAAAGAGCCAAGAATTTTAAGGTTATTCCAAACCCTATAGGATTCGAAATACCTGATAAGAAGCATTCATTAGAAAACAAGGAGGTTATAGCAGTTGGAAGATTTTCATATCAAAAGGGCTACGATAAATTAATTAAAATATGGCGTTTAGTTTCTAAGAAGCATCCGGATTGGATTTTAAACATATATGGAGAAGGTAATCATGATGATTTAATAAAACTTGCTCAAAAGCTAAATGTTTTATCAAAAGTGCAATTCCTTAAGCCCGTAAAAAATATAAAAAGTGTTTATTTAAGAGCATCCATACTACTTAACACATCTAGGTATGAACCTTTTGGATTAGCTGTAACTGAAGCTATGGCTTGTGGATTACCTGTGATTGCTTTTGAAAATACTTTAGGCCCTAAAAGTTATATTCATGATGGAAAGAATGGTTTTTTGATTCAAAAGGATAATTTTGAAGACTATGCAAATAAAGTGAATATGCTAATCGAAAATGAAAATGAGATGGGAAGAGTTTCAAAATCCGCGAAAGAAAGTATGAAAGCTTATGAACTAACTAAAATTATGAAAATATGGCATGAATTATTTCAATCTGTACTATTAGATAAATCAAAAAAGCACATATAA